GCTGATGTCGGTCGCGGTCACTGTGGGTTCCCAGCGCAGTTCTTCAATCACGTCGTACTTCAGCTTTTCATCCTTTGCCATCTCAACGCCATTCTTCGCCAAAGGCGATAAAAAAAGCCGACGTGATTGAACGCCAAAATGGCGTGCAATCACGTCGGCTTACTCTGTAACTGGTCGCCCGGCGAACCGGGATACCCTTCACTTGGTCTTCCGACGACCTGTATTGTTCTGCTCGACTGGAAAAGCGTTGCGAATGCGATGCCGAACTAAAATGGCCGATGGCTTCGCATGTTCGCAGCGGCACATTATTGTCGTCGCGTTCGCAAAACGGGCTTCCCACCAAGAAAATGAAATCTGAATTGCTGCTCACACCGAACTCCGAACGCACATCGAGGGCGCTTTTGATGCGCGTGCTCGGCCTGCGAACCCTCCCGGGCGTGGGTCACAGGAAACGCCGTGGTTCGTCGCGCACCGGCTTTTCAATCTGCTCGCGTTCGCCACGAGCGCACTCGATGCAGTAAGCCGTATAAGGCACCGCCTGCAGGCGTTCTGCGTCAATCTCGTGCCCACACTTTTGACAAATGCCAAACGCTCCCGCCCTGATCCGCTCAATCGCTCCTTCCACCTGCTCAAGCAGCCGCGATTCGTTCTGCGAGATCGCAATCTCGCTGTCGAGGCCCTCCACATCTTCATCCGCCGGATGCGTCGGCAGATTCGTAATTCGGCCAGGTTTGAACACGTCCTCGCGCAGGGCCCTTTCAGACGAATCGATTTCGCGAGTCAAACGCTGACGTAATGCGATCAACTGCACTTCAAAGCCGGCCTGTACTTTCTTCTCCATGAGACGATTACTCCAGCGTGGTGACGTGCGGCCTGTTCCGATCGTCGATGTCACATTGGCCTTCTATCGGCGCGCGGAACATGTAGTCCAATTGAGTGCCTTACGCGTTAACGGAAGCAGACGCATCAATAACTCGGTATTCGTCAACGACTCGTTCGCGAGCATGTGCAATAGTCGTCTCCAACAACGACAGTACACACGGTTTGGTAATGACGGCGAAAGCGCCTTCTTCTTTGGCTTTCCACAGAGGGTAGTCGTAACCCGAGAGAATAATCACTTGCAGATTAGGCCGAATTCGCTTCATCCGTCTCATCAGTTCAATCCCATCCATCCCCGCGAGACTGAGATCAAGTAGGACGACCTGGAACTCTTGCCGACTCAATGCCGCTAAGGCCAGTTGCGTAGTCGATGCCCCCGCGACTCGATAGCCCCGTCGCTGAAGGAGCTGCGTCATTGCGATCAACAGATCGGGCTCGTCTTCCACGACCAATAGTGAACAGTACATTCGATGCTCCCTTCGAAAATCTGCAACGTGACTAAAAGCAGTTGTTGTGCACCTCTTCAACGATCAGTTCCTTGAGTCGATTGATGTTCGCTTGCTCTTGCGCCTTCATATCGATCCAGAACTGTTTCAATCCCACTCGCCATTCGGCGTCGGCGGCATACTGATCGTACCGCCAAATGGAATCGAGACGACGACTCAGTTCGTGAATGATGTCGTGGTCGTGGTTGTGGTCTGGGCGACTGCATGACTCTTCCAAATGGATAGGTCGTCGCTCCGTGGCATCTGCCATGGCATGGGCCTCAGCTATTTCCTTGTCCGCGATAGATCGATATCTGTAGACCGACCTGCGTTGCCGCCGACGCCGTGAAATTGACGGCGCCGGGCGACATGCAGACCGATCGCCGGCAATGCTCATTCTTTGACGACCACTGAACCTTCAGTATTCGTTATGGGGGCTGCCACGCCTTGAGACTTCATAATCGACTCGTGGGCATCGTTGGCAGTGCCGACTGCCTTTTGCACCGCCGCACTATGCTAGGCGACTTTAGCTGGTGCGGGAGTCGCTTTGGCCGCTTCGGCATTCAACTCAGCCGCCTGTTTAGCAGCTTCGGCTTGCTGGGTGTGAACGATCGCTAGTTTCGCGTCCGCTTCCTTCTTCTCAATCGCCGTCAGCGACGCCTCTAGCTCCTTAAGTTGCACCGCTGCGGCGTCGAGTTGGCGACGAATCTCAGCTGAATGAATCTGTGCCGACTTTTGATCGATCGCTGTTTGTTGGGTGGCGTGATGCATTGCGTGCTGGTGTAGCATGCGAGTATGGTCCATCACATGTCGGTGGTTCAGGTAGATCATATGATGCTGCGCTTCCCGATGGCTGCCGGGAGCAATCTGTGACGGCTTTTGGAGCGGATCGGCGTAACTCCCGCTTGCTAAGACACACACGATGGCTGCTGCTAGGACGATCTGGTAACGCATTTCAATTCTCTCCATTGAGTCGATCGACTTCATGTCGTCGGTATTTTGCGGCGACGCCGCAGTCACAGTGCCGATGTCTAATGTTGAAGTCTGTTTTCGCTTGTCTTAGTTTGTTAGTCGCTACTGAGCCGGGGGAAACCCCATGGTGGCTTAATTGATAACGGTCGTGCCAATTGCTCGTCCTTGCTGCGGTAAGCTGCGATGGGTCAGATCGGGGACGGGCTCCCCCAGTGCAGTCGCCAACGCCACTTGATGATCTTGCTCCTGCACCAGAATCTCGCGAATCAGTTCAGCGACGGCGTACTCTCCCAGGGCCTCGCATTGAACGACGCGCTGCCGATAGCGAACGATCGTTTCGTTCTCATTTTCTAAGTCGAATCGCAGCATCTCGTCGGCCTTAGCGGACGTCTTCACGAGGTTAGGCATCGTTTCAGGACTTCCGCCCAGATAATCGATCTGGGCTGCGATCGTCAGTGCGTGCGCAAGCTCTTCAGCAGCGTGTTTTTCCAGTTCTGCAGCAATGGCCATGTAGGCAGCACCTTTAAGCGTCTGTGAATAGACGACGTACGAAATAATCGCCTGATACTCGCCGGCTAGATCTTCGTTCAGAAGCGCGATTAAGTCCGTTCGCGTCAGGGGAGAGTCCTCACCCATTTCCAACAGTTGCCTGATCATTGCTCTTTTCCGATTGGACCTAGAATGACTTGGGGCTCGGTACTCTAATGCTTTTGTTTGCGTCGTATCATGCCTGAAGTTCAGCATCAGGGCGCAACTCGTGGTCTTCATCTGCAGCGCGACCGAGAGGCTGTTGCGATTCGCTGCCATGCTCCGTATCCGCGGTCGTCTGCGAGGCCAGCAGGTAGACTTGCACCATGGCGCCCGATGTGAATGCGTGAACAACGGTACCGGTCGACGTTTCGATCTCTGCGGCCGACTCTCGAACTTGTCGTCCAGTGATGCGAGCAATCTCGCGTCGCATCTCATCATTGGAACCGCTAAAAAGTCGACGGTGATACTCTTGCACCTGCGCCATTCCCTCCGGGCTTCGAACGAGCGCCCGTTCGGCTGGCGAGAGTGCATCAAGTAACGTGACCACGAGCGTATCGTCGCCGAGTACGACCGTGACCGCCCTGGGGGCGTGGCCGGTACGCTGCTGCTGCATAGCTTTGGCCAGTTGAGCGATTTGCTCAACAGCCGACGGCGCGGAAGATGGCACGGTGGGTGGTCCTTTGTCGTCGCCGCATCACTGCGGACAACAACGAAAAAAGCCGACGTGCAAAACGCCTTGATGGCGTTCCAACACGTCGGCTTACTTACTAACGAGCCCTCCAGCGTTGGCTGGACTGCTCCTTATTATGTCTTCCGAATGCTTAAGTCATTCAGCTTGCAGATTACTCGCTTTAAGCGATTTCGCTGCACTTGTGACTGACTCAGCAGATGAACTGTAGGCTAGCCCCCTGATAATAGATACTCCCTATTTGTTTTACTTCTTCGTAATTTGGCGTTTCGGTTAGGGCGCCTTGGGATGTAGTCTTCAGCAAGCAGACCGTGCTCAAATTCGCTCAATAGACTCGAATCGGCGGTATGATGGGGGTTGAAACATGAAGTCGGTCGGCGAGATCGAAGCAGGAATCTGTGAAGGAGTTTCTCGATTCGAGTTGGAGTACATGGGCCGCGGTCCGAAGGACATTCGCGCTCATCTGCTGGGCGATATGGTTGTTGTTAGACTCCAAGGAGTGCTCACGGGCGCGGAACAGCATTTAGTTGCGTCCCTTCCGGCCGACAAAGGGCGGGATCTTCTCAAGCAAGTTCGCACCCATTTGATCGAGACGGCGCGGCCGCTAATGGAGGCGATGATTGAAGCGGTCACCGAAGTCAAAGTGGTATCTCTCCACCACGATATCAGCACGACAACGGCGGAAGAGATCCTTGTGTTCACCTTGGCGGCCATCCCCCAGTGTCGTGAGGCGAAAAAGCGATAGCAAATGTGTCTCTCGCCAGCATATTGGGAACGCTAAATGCAACGTCGACTTTGAACCACTACGACGTGTGAATCATGCGTGACGTTGATCAGTGTCGCGCAATCTCAGTATTGAGGTTCGTTGGCATGCATCAGTTTCCGGCAGTTCGCCCCGCCGATCAATTCAACGTCTCCCTGTCCGGCGAAATGGTCGCATGCAGCTGTCGTGAAGACGCCGCGGCGGTGAGAGTAGCAGACGCAATTCTTTCGGGACACGACAGATCGACGCATCAGCCGATCTATCTAAAACGCCTTGTCCGCCTCCTCCTGAGATATGGCCGTATACGCGCCGCGTGCCTATTAAGCGGCAGTGTCGTTGGTCTACTTTCTCACTGTCTCGCTTCGTTAGAGGATGATAAAGAGAGCGCCGCCGAGCATCGGCCGTTAAAGGCGCAGATTGTCGAGTTTCACTTCCATCAATTAAACGATTGAGCGTTGTGAGTTCAGGCCGACTCGCTTCACATCACATCGCGACGCACAATCACGTCAGTCTCGCTGTTCGTATCGTGAAATCGGTTGTCGGCTCCATCTGCGTTGAGAATCCGAGTAGGCACGTGCATTGCACGCGTCTATGCCTCGCGATTGTTCGTCTCGCATCGCAACCGTCTCGGTAAGGGGGCAGCTTCTTATGCCCTCCTTAGAAAGAACGCGGTGCAACTGGGAAGGAGTGGCTGCAAGGCGTGAGATCGCAGATTGCTACGAAACAACCTGTTAAGAAAGCAAAGAGTCATCGAAAATGAAAGTCACCATTAACACAGTGTTAGGATGCTTGCTGTGCCTTGCCGGTGCATCCAGGGTAGCCGGAGCTGCGGAAGAGGCAGGCCACGAAGGACTGACCCACGAAATTGCCGCTTGCATGTTGCTCGGCAATCAGGAAGAAATTGCCCTTGCACAGTTTGCGGAACAGCATGCGGAGCATGCTGATGTGAAGGAATTCGCCAAGGCATTGGTCGCTGCCCACACGAATGCCGTCGCAAGCATTAAGAAGGCAGCCCCAGAAGTCGCCGATCTTCAGCTGACGGCCGGTAAAGGCGTCACTTCGGATTTAAAATCGCAACACCATCAGGCGCTCGCGATGTTGCAGCAGGTCAAGAGTGAATGCCTGGCGCTCACCGAGAAGGAACTCGGCGAGTACAAGGGGAATGAATTCGACCAGGCCTTTATCGGCCAACAGGTCGGCGCTCATATTGGAATGCTCGCTCAGCTGCGGGGGAGCAAGAATTTTGCCTCTCCGGAACTCCAAAAGGTGATTTCCGAAGGCGAGAAGACGACGGAGGCCCACATGGCCGCAGCAAAGAAGATTATGAGTCAGCTCAAGACGAACGCATCAACCACGGCTCGCGTGGGACAGCGTCCGGCAGCGGGG
This sequence is a window from Lacipirellula parvula. Protein-coding genes within it:
- a CDS encoding TraR/DksA family transcriptional regulator, encoding MEKKVQAGFEVQLIALRQRLTREIDSSERALREDVFKPGRITNLPTHPADEDVEGLDSEIAISQNESRLLEQVEGAIERIRAGAFGICQKCGHEIDAERLQAVPYTAYCIECARGEREQIEKPVRDEPRRFL
- a CDS encoding response regulator, whose protein sequence is MYCSLLVVEDEPDLLIAMTQLLQRRGYRVAGASTTQLALAALSRQEFQVVLLDLSLAGMDGIELMRRMKRIRPNLQVIILSGYDYPLWKAKEEGAFAVITKPCVLSLLETTIAHARERVVDEYRVIDASASVNA
- a CDS encoding ferritin-like domain-containing protein, with the protein product MIRQLLEMGEDSPLTRTDLIALLNEDLAGEYQAIISYVVYSQTLKGAAYMAIAAELEKHAAEELAHALTIAAQIDYLGGSPETMPNLVKTSAKADEMLRFDLENENETIVRYRQRVVQCEALGEYAVAELIREILVQEQDHQVALATALGEPVPDLTHRSLPQQGRAIGTTVIN
- a CDS encoding DUF2294 domain-containing protein: MPSSAPSAVEQIAQLAKAMQQQRTGHAPRAVTVVLGDDTLVVTLLDALSPAERALVRSPEGMAQVQEYHRRLFSGSNDEMRREIARITGRQVRESAAEIETSTGTVVHAFTSGAMVQVYLLASQTTADTEHGSESQQPLGRAADEDHELRPDAELQA
- a CDS encoding DUF2294 domain-containing protein, which codes for MKSVGEIEAGICEGVSRFELEYMGRGPKDIRAHLLGDMVVVRLQGVLTGAEQHLVASLPADKGRDLLKQVRTHLIETARPLMEAMIEAVTEVKVVSLHHDISTTTAEEILVFTLAAIPQCREAKKR
- a CDS encoding DUF4142 domain-containing protein, producing MKVTINTVLGCLLCLAGASRVAGAAEEAGHEGLTHEIAACMLLGNQEEIALAQFAEQHAEHADVKEFAKALVAAHTNAVASIKKAAPEVADLQLTAGKGVTSDLKSQHHQALAMLQQVKSECLALTEKELGEYKGNEFDQAFIGQQVGAHIGMLAQLRGSKNFASPELQKVISEGEKTTEAHMAAAKKIMSQLKTNASTTARVGQRPAAGTR